A window of Leclercia adecarboxylata contains these coding sequences:
- the gltD gene encoding glutamate synthase subunit GltD: protein MSQNVYQFIDLQRVDPPKKPLKIRKIEFVEIYEPFSEGQAKAQADRCLSCGNPYCEWKCPVHNYIPNWLKLANEGRIFEAAELSHQTNTLPEVCGRVCPQDRLCEGSCTLNDEFGAVTIGNIERYINDKAFEMGWRPDMTGVRQTDKRVAIIGAGPAGLACADVLTRNGVKAVVFDRHPEIGGLLTFGIPAFKLEKEVMTRRREIFTGMGIEFKLNTEVGRDVQLDDLLKDYDAVFLGVGTYQSMRGGLENEDASGVYDALPFLIANTKQMMGYGETADEPYVSMEGKRVVVLGGGDTAMDCVRTSIRQNAAHVICAYRRDEENMPGSKREVKNAREEGVEFQFNIQPLGIEVNANGKVSGVKMARTEMGAPDAKGRRRAEIVAGSEYVIPADAVVMAFGFRPHSMEWLAKHSVELDSQGRIIAPEGSDNAFQTSNPKIFAGGDIVRGSDLVVTAIAEGRKAADGIMNFLEV, encoded by the coding sequence ATGAGCCAGAATGTTTACCAGTTTATCGACTTGCAGCGCGTTGATCCGCCGAAGAAGCCGCTGAAGATCCGTAAAATTGAATTTGTTGAAATTTACGAGCCGTTTTCCGAAGGCCAGGCCAAAGCACAGGCAGACCGCTGCCTGTCCTGCGGCAACCCGTACTGCGAGTGGAAATGTCCGGTCCATAACTACATCCCGAACTGGCTGAAGCTGGCCAACGAAGGACGTATTTTTGAGGCAGCCGAGCTGTCTCACCAGACTAACACCCTGCCGGAAGTCTGCGGCCGCGTATGTCCCCAGGACCGTCTGTGCGAAGGTTCCTGTACCCTGAACGACGAGTTCGGTGCGGTAACCATCGGTAACATTGAGCGCTACATCAACGATAAAGCGTTCGAGATGGGCTGGCGCCCGGATATGACCGGCGTGCGTCAGACCGACAAACGCGTGGCGATTATCGGTGCCGGTCCGGCAGGCCTGGCCTGCGCCGACGTGCTGACCCGCAATGGCGTGAAAGCGGTGGTGTTTGACCGTCACCCGGAGATCGGCGGTCTGCTGACCTTCGGCATCCCAGCCTTCAAGCTGGAAAAAGAGGTGATGACCCGCCGCCGTGAAATCTTCACCGGTATGGGCATTGAGTTCAAACTCAACACCGAAGTGGGCCGCGACGTACAGCTCGACGATCTGCTGAAGGATTACGACGCCGTGTTCCTGGGCGTGGGGACTTATCAGTCGATGCGCGGTGGGCTGGAAAACGAGGACGCGTCGGGCGTATATGACGCGCTGCCGTTCCTGATTGCCAACACCAAGCAGATGATGGGTTACGGCGAAACGGCTGATGAGCCCTATGTCAGCATGGAAGGCAAACGCGTGGTGGTACTGGGCGGTGGTGATACCGCAATGGACTGCGTGCGTACCTCCATTCGCCAGAATGCGGCGCACGTTATCTGTGCCTATCGTCGCGACGAAGAGAACATGCCGGGCTCAAAACGCGAAGTGAAAAACGCGCGTGAAGAGGGCGTGGAGTTCCAGTTCAACATCCAGCCTCTGGGTATTGAAGTGAATGCCAACGGCAAGGTCAGCGGCGTGAAGATGGCGCGTACTGAGATGGGCGCACCGGATGCGAAAGGCCGTCGCCGGGCGGAGATTGTTGCCGGTTCCGAGTACGTGATCCCGGCTGATGCGGTGGTAATGGCGTTTGGTTTCCGCCCTCACAGCATGGAATGGCTGGCGAAGCACAGCGTTGAGCTGGACTCTCAGGGCCGCATCATCGCCCCGGAAGGCAGTGATAACGCATTCCAGACCAGCAACCCGAAGATCTTCGCCGGTGGCGATATCGTTCGCGGTTCTGACCTGGTCGTCACCGCCATTGCCGAAGGCCGTAAAGCGGCAGACGGCATCATGAACTTCCTCGAAGTCTAA
- a CDS encoding DUF1120 domain-containing protein: protein MMRQIFLLLVALTTVSAPASDTLGIDFELTADAAACTPTLSNNGIADFGTRHAGSLSANAFTQLGTRELTLTITCESSTALAITSRDTRTSSVRTGEDSTGTTGPRFSVNGGLNVAHASRLFGLGLTAEKTPIGSYAILINANNIVAQDGSQNVSVDMAGSESKSGPWAKEDHNLLPSTDNYFYTFVKKGTLVPQPVSSVNVPLHVSVSVANKLGSSQQISLDGEAVISIAYL, encoded by the coding sequence ATGATGCGACAAATTTTTCTGCTGTTGGTGGCTTTAACAACCGTCTCTGCCCCGGCGAGTGATACCCTCGGCATCGATTTTGAGCTGACAGCCGATGCAGCAGCCTGCACGCCCACTCTGAGCAATAATGGTATCGCTGATTTTGGTACCCGCCACGCCGGCAGCTTGTCTGCCAACGCTTTTACCCAACTGGGTACGCGAGAGTTAACCTTAACCATCACCTGCGAATCATCCACGGCGCTGGCGATCACCTCGCGTGATACCCGTACGTCGTCGGTAAGGACAGGAGAAGATTCCACCGGCACCACCGGCCCACGCTTTAGCGTCAACGGTGGTCTGAATGTGGCGCATGCTTCAAGGCTGTTCGGCCTGGGCCTGACGGCGGAGAAAACGCCTATCGGCAGCTATGCAATTCTGATTAACGCCAACAACATTGTTGCCCAGGATGGGAGCCAGAATGTCAGCGTGGATATGGCCGGATCGGAAAGTAAAAGTGGCCCCTGGGCAAAAGAGGATCACAATCTCCTTCCGTCAACCGATAACTATTTTTATACCTTCGTGAAGAAAGGAACGCTGGTTCCCCAGCCGGTGAGTTCCGTGAACGTACCGCTGCATGTCAGCGTTTCGGTGGCGAACAAGCTCGGCAGCAGTCAGCAGATCTCGCTGGACGGCGAGGCGGTGATTAGTATTGCGTATTTATAA
- a CDS encoding fimbrial biogenesis usher protein, whose translation MSLLYSRQGNAAELDPSLIEFDGETLKSLGIDPNVSEYFAKKARFMPGNTAVNLTVNGIDKGNIVAHFNQNGELCFDRTLMEQASLRIPGDYKEGCYDYLKAFPEAVVNAIPGQELVELMVPPDEINRQRLDMTDFNMDGSGAMLNYNAMSSRNEYLNGTSTYSQAQLEGGINVASWLLRSQQLFSQSDGQFNSENGQTYLQHTFVDLHTTARMGEVNMNNMLLDGTGLYGLTLEPEVALETPEGLVKVSGIANTPQARVEVRQQGVMVYSTLVPVGPFVLTEVPLRNYNSDLNVTVVETDGSQHSYIVPSSLYMQRMTQPSGLYLSVGQVSDEYDKKPAVISASGGWRLRPETNVGLGIILAKDFAAAGGSLDTMLWSTTLLSFKAKQSFDHSKSLQGQSYRAEATLATKLGVSITASSTYYSPDYREFSEFIDKNYVSTKQYDYSVGLQWQIRGMGAFNTSLYETKTRGKEGKRRFITAGWGGNFYSAYISANWQRQLSGGKGDEKNEDMIYLNVTVPLGRNNLSTYAHRDNGRTRYGSTLNGNINDDNAYMLGAEMGREENYRSVSAGLSSNLHYSQLMLNGSVASEHQRSYSGSLQGGVVAHADGITFSPLPVRETFGIASLAEPVSGVKIDTPTGPVWTDSRGFAALPSLNAWQKSRIEINTTTLPKNMDIGNGTRMMTQGRGSVGKVQFNTLTQRRVLLHVTMADGKKLPKNLAITDEKGNYLTTSVDDGVVFLNNVTARQTLVIQNGNESCRITLVLPEKAEADVFYETAQGVCQ comes from the coding sequence ATGAGTTTACTTTACTCAAGGCAAGGCAATGCCGCTGAGTTAGATCCCAGCCTCATTGAGTTTGATGGCGAAACACTGAAATCGTTGGGTATCGATCCTAACGTATCAGAATATTTTGCTAAAAAGGCGCGTTTTATGCCGGGAAATACTGCTGTCAACCTGACGGTAAATGGCATTGATAAAGGCAATATCGTCGCCCATTTTAATCAGAACGGTGAGCTTTGTTTCGATCGTACGTTGATGGAACAGGCAAGCTTGCGTATTCCCGGTGATTATAAAGAAGGGTGTTACGACTACCTTAAAGCCTTTCCAGAAGCTGTTGTCAATGCGATCCCCGGCCAGGAACTGGTTGAGCTGATGGTGCCGCCTGATGAAATCAATCGTCAACGTTTAGACATGACGGATTTTAATATGGACGGTTCTGGCGCGATGCTTAATTACAATGCGATGTCTTCCCGCAACGAGTATCTCAACGGCACTTCCACCTATTCTCAGGCTCAACTCGAAGGCGGCATTAATGTCGCCAGTTGGTTATTGCGTAGCCAGCAGTTATTTAGCCAGAGCGATGGGCAGTTTAATAGTGAAAACGGTCAGACTTATTTACAGCACACGTTTGTCGATTTACACACCACGGCCAGAATGGGTGAAGTAAATATGAACAATATGCTGTTAGATGGAACCGGGTTGTATGGTCTCACCCTGGAGCCGGAAGTTGCGCTTGAAACTCCGGAAGGGTTAGTGAAGGTAAGCGGAATAGCTAACACACCCCAGGCGCGCGTAGAAGTACGTCAGCAGGGGGTTATGGTCTATTCGACCCTGGTTCCGGTTGGGCCGTTTGTGCTTACCGAAGTGCCTTTGCGCAATTACAACAGCGATTTGAACGTAACCGTCGTTGAAACTGATGGCAGTCAACACAGCTATATTGTCCCCTCATCTTTGTATATGCAGAGAATGACGCAGCCGTCCGGCCTTTATTTATCGGTCGGGCAGGTAAGCGATGAATACGATAAAAAGCCGGCGGTCATCAGCGCGTCGGGCGGCTGGCGCTTACGGCCGGAGACCAACGTCGGCCTTGGCATCATCCTTGCCAAAGACTTTGCCGCCGCCGGGGGGAGCCTCGATACCATGCTATGGTCAACAACCTTGCTCAGTTTTAAGGCAAAGCAGTCGTTTGACCACTCGAAATCGTTACAAGGCCAGAGCTATCGCGCAGAGGCTACCCTCGCAACGAAACTGGGCGTGAGCATTACGGCATCATCCACCTACTATTCTCCGGACTACCGCGAGTTCTCGGAGTTTATCGACAAAAATTACGTCTCGACAAAGCAGTATGACTATTCGGTTGGGCTACAGTGGCAGATCAGGGGAATGGGTGCGTTTAATACCAGCCTGTACGAAACGAAAACCCGTGGGAAAGAGGGGAAAAGACGTTTCATTACCGCTGGCTGGGGCGGCAATTTCTATTCTGCGTATATCTCAGCTAACTGGCAGCGTCAGTTAAGCGGCGGCAAGGGTGATGAGAAAAACGAAGATATGATCTACCTGAATGTCACCGTTCCGTTAGGCCGAAACAATCTGAGCACCTATGCTCATCGCGACAACGGCAGAACCCGGTACGGCTCGACGCTCAACGGCAATATTAATGATGATAACGCCTATATGCTGGGCGCTGAAATGGGCAGGGAAGAGAACTACCGGAGCGTTAGCGCAGGCTTGAGCAGCAATCTGCACTATTCTCAGCTGATGCTGAATGGCAGCGTCGCGAGCGAACATCAACGTAGCTATTCGGGCTCATTGCAGGGCGGTGTGGTGGCGCATGCTGATGGCATCACCTTTTCGCCACTGCCGGTGCGCGAAACATTCGGTATCGCATCGCTGGCTGAACCGGTCTCAGGTGTGAAAATTGATACCCCGACGGGCCCCGTCTGGACGGATAGTCGCGGATTTGCCGCTTTGCCGTCGTTGAACGCCTGGCAAAAGTCGCGCATTGAGATCAATACGACAACCTTGCCAAAAAATATGGATATCGGTAACGGGACGCGCATGATGACCCAGGGACGAGGTTCGGTGGGAAAGGTGCAGTTTAATACCCTTACTCAACGACGGGTTTTACTGCATGTAACCATGGCTGACGGTAAAAAACTGCCTAAAAACCTCGCTATTACCGATGAAAAAGGCAATTACCTTACCACGTCGGTTGATGATGGCGTTGTGTTCCTGAATAACGTCACCGCCCGGCAAACGCTGGTAATACAAAATGGAAATGAAAGCTGCCGTATTACGCTGGTGTTGCCCGAAAAGGCAGAGGCGGACGTTTTCTATGAAACGGCGCAAGGAGTATGCCAATGA
- a CDS encoding fimbria/pilus chaperone family protein, producing MKRIALFSLLLLSVQAGATGMVPETSVLLVDAEKGEASMNITNTDSTPALLYTNIVDLPESNKAIRLIPSQPVVRVESGKIQRIRFMLQMSEPLTHEELKRVTFEGIPPKVKGQERLAVTIRQDLPVIIHPAGLKDDKTPWKHLQWIKSGNALIVKNPSDYVVRMTTAFKLLPSGKQGALKNTYLLPHSSMTVEVPATTDTQVEFYPASRYGYKGERHTAPLQ from the coding sequence ATGAAGCGTATTGCTCTCTTTTCACTATTACTTCTTTCTGTGCAAGCTGGCGCCACTGGCATGGTGCCTGAAACCTCGGTTTTACTTGTTGATGCTGAGAAAGGTGAAGCCAGTATGAATATTACTAATACGGATTCGACACCTGCTCTGCTGTATACCAATATCGTTGATTTGCCTGAAAGTAATAAAGCTATTCGTCTGATTCCATCCCAGCCGGTTGTGCGGGTAGAGTCGGGTAAAATACAGCGTATACGTTTTATGTTGCAGATGAGTGAGCCATTAACTCATGAAGAGTTAAAAAGAGTCACTTTTGAAGGTATTCCTCCAAAAGTAAAAGGGCAGGAAAGGCTGGCTGTGACTATCAGGCAGGATTTACCGGTAATAATCCATCCTGCCGGTCTTAAGGATGATAAAACCCCCTGGAAACATCTGCAGTGGATTAAAAGCGGAAATGCCCTCATCGTCAAAAATCCATCGGATTATGTGGTTAGGATGACAACCGCCTTCAAATTACTCCCTTCAGGCAAGCAAGGCGCGTTGAAAAATACTTATCTGCTTCCTCACTCCAGTATGACTGTTGAGGTGCCTGCTACCACTGATACTCAGGTAGAGTTTTATCCTGCAAGTCGTTATGGCTATAAAGGGGAGCGTCATACCGCACCGCTTCAATAA
- a CDS encoding DUF1120 domain-containing protein — translation MTQFKKTLSSLGVCAALMMAAQANAANDATLKVVGNIVPAACTPTLSSDGEVSFGTIAASAIENAPSGNSLVQLGSKDVVLSISCEAKTAVGFNMVDNRASSAVALNATTFIDPVFPGSTSADQAYFGFGLGLASNNAKIGAYSVSLNVALAVADGEEADVIISDNAGSTWRSGKNARQLNNAERVATFAEESSTQPMMFKEASLPLKVSAAVQPSSVLGGDEVILDGNATVSLVYL, via the coding sequence ATGACTCAGTTTAAAAAAACGTTATCCTCTTTAGGGGTTTGTGCAGCTCTGATGATGGCTGCTCAGGCAAATGCTGCTAACGACGCTACCCTGAAAGTGGTTGGTAACATCGTTCCTGCTGCTTGTACTCCAACGCTGAGCAGCGATGGCGAAGTGTCATTTGGAACAATTGCTGCATCCGCTATTGAAAACGCTCCTTCAGGTAACTCTCTGGTACAGCTGGGTTCAAAAGATGTTGTGCTAAGCATCTCTTGTGAAGCGAAGACCGCAGTTGGATTTAATATGGTTGATAACCGCGCCAGCTCCGCTGTTGCTCTGAACGCCACTACCTTTATCGATCCAGTGTTCCCAGGCTCCACCTCCGCCGATCAAGCTTACTTCGGCTTTGGTCTGGGTCTGGCAAGCAACAACGCCAAGATTGGTGCTTACAGTGTTTCACTTAATGTCGCGCTTGCAGTCGCTGATGGCGAAGAAGCTGACGTCATTATTTCTGATAATGCAGGTTCAACATGGCGTTCAGGTAAAAACGCTCGTCAGCTTAATAATGCTGAGCGTGTTGCCACTTTTGCTGAAGAATCTTCTACTCAGCCTATGATGTTTAAAGAAGCCTCTCTGCCTCTGAAAGTTTCTGCGGCAGTACAGCCTTCTTCAGTTCTGGGCGGCGATGAAGTTATTCTTGATGGTAACGCAACAGTAAGCCTGGTTTACCTCTAA
- the sspB gene encoding ClpXP protease specificity-enhancing factor: MEMSQLSPRRPYLLRAFYEWLLDNQLTPHLVVDVTLPGVQVPMEYARDGQIVLNIAPRAVGGLELANDEVRFNARFGGVPRQVSVPLAAVLAIYARENGAGTMFEPEAAYDEDVSSLNDEHGATEGESEPVMSIIDGDKPDHDDDPDDTPPPRGGRPALRVVK, from the coding sequence GTGGAAATGTCACAGCTGTCTCCGCGCCGTCCGTATCTGCTGCGTGCCTTCTATGAATGGCTGCTGGATAACCAGCTCACGCCGCACCTGGTAGTGGATGTGACATTACCGGGCGTGCAGGTTCCTATGGAATACGCACGTGACGGGCAAATTGTGCTGAACATCGCGCCACGCGCGGTGGGCGGTCTTGAACTGGCGAACGACGAAGTGCGCTTTAATGCCCGCTTTGGCGGCGTTCCGCGTCAGGTTTCCGTGCCGCTGGCTGCCGTACTGGCTATCTATGCCCGTGAAAACGGGGCAGGCACCATGTTTGAGCCGGAAGCGGCTTATGATGAAGACGTTTCCAGCCTCAATGACGAGCATGGCGCGACCGAGGGCGAAAGCGAACCGGTCATGTCGATTATCGACGGCGATAAGCCGGATCACGATGATGATCCTGATGATACACCCCCACCGCGTGGCGGCCGTCCGGCACTACGCGTAGTGAAATAA
- the sspA gene encoding stringent starvation protein SspA, protein MAVAANKRSVMTLFSGPTDIYSHQVRIVLAEKGVSFEIEHVEKDNPPQDLIDLNPSQSVPTLVDRELTLWESRIIMEYLDERFPHPPLMPVYPVARGESRLYMQRIEKDWYTLMNVITNGSSSEADAARKQLREELLAIAPVFGQRPFFLSDEFSLVDCYLAPLLWRLPTMGVEFSGPGAKELKGYMTRVFERDSFLASLTEAEREMRLGRG, encoded by the coding sequence ATGGCTGTCGCTGCCAACAAACGTTCGGTAATGACGCTGTTTTCTGGTCCTACTGACATTTATAGCCATCAGGTTCGTATCGTGCTGGCCGAGAAGGGTGTCAGTTTTGAGATCGAGCATGTGGAAAAGGATAACCCGCCTCAGGATCTGATCGATCTCAATCCAAGCCAGAGCGTGCCGACGCTGGTGGATCGTGAGCTGACCCTGTGGGAATCCCGTATCATTATGGAATACCTGGATGAGCGTTTCCCGCATCCGCCGCTGATGCCGGTCTATCCGGTTGCGCGTGGGGAAAGCCGTCTGTACATGCAGCGTATCGAGAAAGACTGGTATACGCTGATGAACGTTATTACTAACGGTTCTTCTTCAGAAGCCGATGCTGCACGTAAACAGCTGCGTGAAGAGCTGCTGGCTATTGCACCGGTATTCGGTCAGCGGCCATTCTTCCTGAGCGACGAGTTCAGCCTGGTGGACTGCTACCTGGCTCCGCTGCTGTGGCGTTTGCCAACGATGGGCGTTGAATTCAGCGGTCCGGGCGCGAAAGAGCTGAAAGGCTACATGACGCGCGTATTTGAACGCGACTCTTTCCTGGCTTCTCTGACTGAAGCTGAACGTGAAATGCGTCTCGGCCGGGGCTAA
- the rpsI gene encoding 30S ribosomal protein S9 — translation MAENQYYGTGRRKSSAARVFIKPGSGKIVINQRSLEQYFGRETARMVVRQPLELVDMVEKLDLYITVKGGGISGQAGAIRHGITRALMEYDESLRGELRKAGFVTRDARQVERKKVGLRKARRRPQFSKR, via the coding sequence ATGGCTGAAAATCAATACTACGGCACTGGTCGCCGCAAAAGCTCCGCCGCTCGCGTGTTCATCAAACCGGGCAGTGGTAAAATCGTTATCAACCAACGTTCTCTGGAACAGTACTTCGGTCGTGAAACTGCCCGCATGGTAGTTCGTCAGCCGCTGGAACTGGTCGACATGGTTGAGAAACTGGATCTGTACATCACCGTTAAAGGTGGTGGTATCTCTGGTCAGGCTGGTGCGATCCGTCACGGTATCACCCGCGCTCTGATGGAGTACGATGAGTCCCTGCGTGGCGAACTGCGTAAAGCTGGCTTCGTTACTCGTGATGCTCGTCAGGTTGAACGTAAGAAAGTCGGTCTGCGTAAAGCACGTCGTCGTCCACAGTTCTCCAAACGTTAA
- the rplM gene encoding 50S ribosomal protein L13, with product MKTFTAKPETVKRDWYVVDATGKTLGRLATELARRLRGKHKAEYTPHVDTGDYIIVLNADKVAVTGNKRTDKVYYHHTGHIGGIKQATFEEMIARRPERVIEIAVKGMLPKGPLGRAMYRKLKVYAGNEHNHAAQQPQVLDI from the coding sequence ATGAAAACTTTTACAGCTAAACCAGAAACCGTAAAACGCGACTGGTATGTTGTTGACGCGACCGGTAAAACTCTGGGCCGTCTGGCTACCGAACTGGCTCGTCGCCTGCGCGGTAAGCACAAAGCGGAATACACTCCGCACGTAGATACCGGTGATTACATCATCGTTCTGAACGCTGACAAAGTTGCTGTAACCGGCAACAAGCGTACTGACAAAGTGTACTATCACCACACCGGCCACATCGGCGGTATCAAACAAGCGACCTTTGAAGAGATGATTGCCCGCCGTCCTGAGCGTGTGATTGAAATCGCGGTTAAAGGCATGCTGCCAAAAGGCCCGCTGGGTCGTGCTATGTACCGTAAACTGAAAGTTTACGCAGGTAACGAGCACAACCACGCGGCACAGCAACCGCAAGTTCTTGACATCTAA
- the zapE gene encoding cell division protein ZapE produces MQNLSPTSRYQEALSEGSHQPDNVQREAVSRLDSIWHALTTAPAEAAPSGGLKAAFGRLLGKKEPQRVTPVRGLYMWGGVGRGKTWLMDLFYQSLPGTRKQRLHFHRFMLRVHEELTALQGQSDPLDIVAERFKAETDVLCFDEFFVSDITDAMLLGGLMKALFARGITLVATSNIPPDELYRNGLQRARFLPAITAIKEHCDIMNVDAGVDYRLRTLTQAHLWISPLNDETQQQMDKLWLALAGAERGNAPVLEVNHRPLQTLGVVNQTLAVSFATLCVDARSQHDYIALSRLFHTVMLFDVPVMSTLMESEARRFIALVDEFYERHVKLVVSAAVPLYEVYQGERLKFEFQRCLSRLQEMQSEEYLKREHMP; encoded by the coding sequence ATGCAGAACCTCTCCCCAACATCGCGTTACCAGGAGGCCTTAAGCGAGGGCTCCCATCAGCCAGATAACGTGCAGCGTGAAGCGGTAAGTCGTCTCGACAGCATCTGGCATGCGCTGACGACCGCGCCAGCCGAAGCAGCCCCTTCTGGTGGGTTAAAAGCCGCATTTGGACGGCTGCTGGGCAAAAAAGAGCCCCAGCGCGTCACGCCGGTGCGCGGCTTATATATGTGGGGAGGCGTCGGACGCGGTAAAACCTGGCTGATGGATCTGTTTTATCAGAGCCTGCCGGGCACGCGTAAGCAGCGCCTGCACTTTCACCGCTTTATGCTGCGGGTGCACGAAGAGCTGACCGCCCTGCAGGGACAGAGCGATCCGCTGGACATCGTCGCCGAACGCTTCAAAGCCGAGACCGACGTGCTGTGCTTCGATGAGTTTTTTGTCTCGGACATTACCGACGCCATGCTGCTGGGTGGATTAATGAAAGCGCTGTTTGCCCGCGGGATTACCCTGGTGGCAACCTCGAACATTCCGCCGGACGAACTCTACCGTAACGGACTGCAACGCGCCCGTTTCCTGCCCGCTATCACGGCGATTAAAGAGCATTGCGACATCATGAACGTCGATGCCGGCGTCGACTATCGTCTGCGCACCCTGACCCAGGCCCATCTGTGGATTTCGCCGTTAAACGATGAGACGCAGCAGCAGATGGATAAGCTGTGGCTGGCGCTGGCCGGGGCGGAACGGGGTAATGCCCCGGTGCTGGAGGTAAACCATCGTCCGCTGCAAACGCTGGGCGTCGTCAACCAGACCCTCGCCGTGTCGTTTGCCACCCTCTGTGTTGATGCCCGCAGCCAGCATGACTACATTGCACTCTCGCGCCTGTTCCATACGGTGATGCTGTTCGATGTGCCGGTGATGTCCACGCTGATGGAGAGCGAAGCCCGACGCTTTATCGCGCTGGTGGATGAGTTTTACGAACGCCACGTCAAGCTGGTGGTGAGCGCCGCCGTGCCTTTATATGAGGTTTATCAGGGGGAGCGGCTGAAGTTTGAATTCCAGCGTTGCCTGTCACGCCTGCAGGAGATGCAGAGCGAAGAGTACCTGAAGCGCGAACACATGCCTTAA
- the zapG gene encoding Z-ring associated protein ZapG → MTWEYALIGLVVGIAIGAVAMRFGNRKLRQQQALQYELEKNKAELEEYREELVNHFAQSAELLDNMAHDYRQLYQHMAKSSSSLLPEMSAENNPFRNRLAESEAGNDQAPVQMPRDYSEGASGLLRGGAKRD, encoded by the coding sequence ATGACCTGGGAATATGCGCTAATTGGTTTAGTCGTCGGCATCGCTATCGGCGCCGTGGCCATGCGTTTTGGAAATCGCAAATTGCGCCAGCAACAGGCGTTGCAGTACGAACTGGAAAAGAACAAGGCTGAACTGGAAGAGTATCGTGAAGAGCTGGTAAACCACTTTGCTCAGAGCGCCGAGTTGCTGGACAACATGGCTCATGATTATCGTCAGCTTTATCAGCACATGGCGAAAAGCTCCAGCAGCCTGCTGCCGGAGATGAGCGCGGAAAACAATCCGTTCCGCAACCGTCTGGCGGAATCTGAAGCCGGTAACGATCAGGCCCCGGTCCAGATGCCACGTGACTACTCCGAAGGCGCATCCGGCCTGCTGCGCGGTGGCGCAAAGCGCGATTAA